In the genome of Shewanella glacialimarina, one region contains:
- a CDS encoding transcriptional regulator GcvA — protein sequence MARRLPPLNAVKAFEAAARNLSFTRAAEELFVTQAAVSHQIKALEDFLGLKLFRRKNRSLLLTEEGQSYFLDIKDIFIQLGEATDRLLARSAVGSLTVSMSPSFAIQWLVPRLAKFSEKNPDIDVRIKAVDSDTGSLTDDVDVAIYYGQGNWAGLRADKLRNEVLIPVCSPLLLNGPKPLSTPSDLKYHTLLHDSSRHDWQAWFRQCGVSDINVNQGPIFSHSSLVLQAAAHGQGVALGYSVLARPDIKAGRLVCPFSEVLVSKDAYYLVCQQNHSELGKVSAFREWMVDMFAEESRSELLTG from the coding sequence ATGGCTAGACGATTACCGCCCTTGAATGCAGTTAAAGCATTTGAAGCGGCAGCAAGAAACCTCAGTTTTACTAGGGCTGCAGAGGAGTTGTTTGTTACTCAGGCTGCGGTGAGCCATCAGATTAAAGCATTAGAAGATTTTCTAGGGTTAAAACTTTTTAGACGTAAAAATAGATCATTACTGTTAACCGAAGAAGGTCAGAGCTACTTTCTTGACATCAAGGATATTTTCATTCAGTTGGGGGAGGCGACCGACCGCTTGCTTGCCCGCAGCGCTGTGGGCTCGTTAACGGTAAGTATGTCACCGAGTTTTGCGATTCAATGGTTGGTGCCGCGGTTAGCCAAATTTAGTGAAAAGAATCCTGATATTGATGTGCGTATTAAAGCGGTAGACAGTGATACTGGGTCGTTAACAGATGATGTTGATGTGGCAATTTATTATGGTCAAGGTAATTGGGCAGGGCTTAGAGCGGATAAACTGCGCAATGAAGTATTGATCCCCGTTTGTTCACCATTGTTATTAAATGGACCTAAGCCACTAAGTACCCCAAGTGATTTGAAATATCATACCCTATTACATGACTCAAGCCGCCACGACTGGCAGGCCTGGTTTAGACAATGCGGGGTAAGTGATATCAATGTCAATCAAGGCCCCATTTTTAGTCATTCATCCTTAGTGTTACAAGCCGCTGCCCACGGGCAGGGGGTTGCATTGGGCTACAGCGTGTTAGCTAGGCCAGATATTAAAGCGGGTCGTCTGGTATGCCCGTTTTCAGAAGTATTAGTCAGTAAAGATGCATACTATTTAGTGTGTCAGCAGAACCATTCTGAATTAGGCAAAGTCAGTGCATTTCGTGAATGGATGGTGGATATGTTTGCTGAGGAGTCACGCAGTGAATTACTCACAGGATAG
- a CDS encoding isocitrate dehydrogenase has product MSKRTITVIPGDGIGPSIIDSALKILDKAGCNFEYEFADAGLAALEKHGELIPQRTLDLIEKNRITLKGPLTTPVGEGFTSINVSLRRKFSLYANVRPVNSFKGTQARYENIDIITVRENTEGMYSGFGQKVSDDGETAEATSIITRKGAEQIVTFAYELARKENRKKVTIVHKANIMKSTSGLFLKVAREVSLRYPDLITEEMIVDATCMKLVMNPENFDVIVTTNLFGDILSDLCAGLVGGLGMAPGANIGRDAAIFEAVHGSAPDIAGKNLANPTSVILASIQMLEYLGMSDKAVMIRNAVAAVIEEGDRTTRDLGGTYGTTDFTQAVLERLG; this is encoded by the coding sequence ATGTCAAAACGTACAATAACCGTAATTCCAGGTGATGGAATTGGCCCAAGCATTATCGATTCTGCATTAAAAATTCTTGATAAGGCTGGTTGTAATTTTGAATATGAATTTGCCGATGCTGGTTTAGCTGCGTTAGAAAAACACGGTGAGCTAATACCGCAACGTACCTTAGACTTAATTGAAAAAAACCGCATTACTTTAAAGGGCCCGTTAACCACTCCTGTTGGTGAAGGTTTCACTTCAATTAATGTTAGTTTGCGTAGAAAGTTCAGCTTGTATGCAAATGTCCGCCCAGTAAACTCATTCAAGGGCACTCAGGCCCGTTATGAAAATATTGATATTATTACGGTGCGAGAAAATACCGAAGGCATGTACTCTGGTTTTGGCCAAAAAGTATCAGACGACGGTGAAACGGCTGAAGCAACCAGTATTATTACCCGTAAAGGTGCTGAGCAAATTGTGACATTTGCCTATGAATTAGCCCGTAAGGAAAATCGTAAAAAAGTCACTATTGTGCATAAAGCCAATATCATGAAATCAACCTCAGGTTTGTTTTTGAAAGTGGCTCGAGAAGTCAGCTTACGTTATCCTGATTTGATTACTGAAGAAATGATTGTTGATGCCACTTGCATGAAGCTGGTAATGAACCCAGAAAACTTTGATGTAATAGTCACAACCAACTTATTCGGCGATATCTTATCTGATTTATGTGCTGGCCTTGTCGGTGGTTTAGGCATGGCACCGGGTGCCAATATAGGTCGCGACGCCGCTATCTTTGAAGCGGTACATGGCAGTGCACCAGATATTGCGGGTAAAAACTTAGCCAATCCAACATCCGTTATTTTAGCCTCAATTCAAATGCTTGAATATTTAGGTATGTCAGATAAAGCGGTTATGATCCGTAATGCTGTGGCGGCAGTGATTGAAGAAGGCGACCGTACTACCCGTGACTTAGGTGGCACTTATGGTACAACTGACTTCACCCAAGCGGTATTAGAACGATTAGGTTAA
- a CDS encoding alpha/beta family hydrolase, translated as MSVSPLNTDSPASLLATDYLLEGDNQSDTLIVLAHGAGANMHHAFMQQLAELLVLQGFAVYRFNFLYMQANMLDSKKRPPDRAPKLLSHLETVLTDIHHKQQQGTITAKRIVFIGKSMGSRVMATLTSNLHSCDAVEAQTILGQVVGQICLGYPFVPIKGGEPRLPPLNDSNMPTLVLQGERDKFGLPEQIAVWTFRDGIEFVTIPDGDHSFTPRKSSGITFDANLELTVTEIVKFSQSVT; from the coding sequence ATATCTGTCAGTCCTTTAAATACTGATAGCCCAGCAAGCTTGTTAGCAACCGATTACTTGCTTGAAGGCGATAATCAAAGTGACACCTTAATTGTGCTTGCCCATGGTGCAGGCGCTAATATGCACCATGCTTTTATGCAGCAATTGGCTGAGCTCTTGGTATTACAAGGTTTTGCAGTATATCGATTTAATTTCTTATACATGCAGGCCAATATGCTTGATAGCAAGAAGCGCCCACCGGATCGCGCCCCTAAGCTACTGTCGCATCTTGAAACTGTGTTAACCGATATTCATCACAAACAGCAGCAGGGAACCATTACCGCTAAACGAATCGTGTTTATCGGTAAGTCGATGGGCTCAAGAGTGATGGCGACATTAACATCAAATCTGCATTCGTGTGATGCTGTTGAGGCACAAACTATATTAGGCCAGGTTGTTGGTCAAATATGTCTAGGTTATCCCTTTGTTCCTATTAAAGGCGGCGAGCCAAGGTTGCCACCCCTGAATGATTCGAACATGCCAACTTTAGTGCTACAGGGTGAGCGTGATAAATTTGGTTTGCCTGAACAAATAGCGGTATGGACGTTCAGGGACGGCATTGAGTTTGTCACTATTCCAGATGGCGATCATAGTTTTACACCAAGAAAGTCGTCAGGCATCACGTTTGACGCTAATCTAGAGCTTACTGTGACAGAAATCGTTAAATTCTCTCAGTCTGTCACTTAA
- a CDS encoding DUF423 domain-containing protein yields the protein MNHRLLFIAAISGFIAVALGAFGAHGLKNIASAEMVSIFKLAVEYQFYHTFALVSLAFAAQWLSTKWLNWSAGFFIVGILLFSGSLYLYALTQAKWIGTITPMGGLCLLIAWALFAIAAWRRPISIDQI from the coding sequence ATGAACCATCGTTTGTTATTTATTGCTGCTATTAGTGGTTTTATTGCTGTTGCTTTAGGGGCTTTTGGCGCCCATGGATTAAAAAATATTGCCTCAGCGGAAATGGTTAGTATTTTCAAATTAGCGGTTGAGTATCAGTTTTATCACACCTTTGCACTAGTGAGTTTAGCTTTTGCGGCCCAATGGTTGTCAACTAAGTGGCTTAATTGGTCTGCGGGCTTCTTTATCGTAGGCATACTCTTGTTTTCTGGTTCACTGTATTTATATGCTTTAACCCAGGCTAAATGGATTGGTACTATCACTCCTATGGGAGGGCTTTGTTTACTCATAGCTTGGGCGTTATTTGCGATTGCTGCATGGCGTAGACCCATTAGTATTGATCAAATCTAA
- the rlmM gene encoding 23S rRNA (cytidine(2498)-2'-O)-methyltransferase RlmM, producing the protein MKNLFLFCRAGYEKECAAEIQQRAAELNIGGFVKTNNNDAYVIYQCFEDNGADKLAEQLALRSLIFTRQMFAAGELLIDLPEQDRMSPIVAALGDISRCGELRVETPDTNEAKELSAFCRKFTVPLRQGLKKAGILLAKESQSRPIVHVCFIGPGKAYVGYSLSNNSSPHFMGIPRLKMVADAPSRSSLKLDEAFSAFLTREEQDLRCRSGLNAVDLGACPGGWTYQLVRRGMMVAAVDNGPMNEKLMETGQVKHYRADGFRFEPPRKNIYWLVCDMVEKPSRVAELMEAWAINAWFKEAIFNLKLPMKSRYKEVRVILDTMAEILKENNIEYRMQCKHLYHDRDEVTVHLWLFPEKGVNYAILGER; encoded by the coding sequence ATGAAAAACCTATTCTTATTTTGCCGCGCTGGATATGAAAAAGAGTGCGCAGCAGAAATTCAACAACGTGCGGCAGAGCTCAACATTGGCGGCTTCGTTAAAACCAATAACAATGACGCTTATGTTATTTATCAATGTTTTGAAGACAATGGTGCCGATAAATTAGCCGAGCAACTAGCATTACGCTCGTTAATTTTTACGCGGCAGATGTTTGCTGCGGGTGAGTTATTAATTGACTTGCCAGAGCAAGACAGAATGAGTCCGATTGTTGCAGCCTTAGGTGATATATCTCGTTGTGGTGAATTACGGGTAGAAACACCTGACACTAACGAAGCAAAAGAGTTGTCGGCATTTTGCCGTAAGTTTACTGTACCATTACGCCAGGGGTTGAAAAAAGCTGGTATTTTATTGGCCAAAGAAAGCCAAAGCCGTCCTATTGTACATGTGTGTTTTATTGGTCCGGGCAAAGCGTATGTTGGCTATTCACTGAGTAATAATAGTTCACCACATTTCATGGGCATTCCGCGCTTGAAAATGGTTGCTGACGCACCGAGTCGCTCGAGTTTAAAGCTAGATGAGGCTTTTAGTGCTTTTTTGACCAGAGAAGAGCAGGATTTGCGCTGTCGCAGCGGTTTAAATGCTGTTGATTTGGGTGCTTGCCCTGGTGGTTGGACTTATCAATTAGTCCGCCGAGGGATGATGGTGGCGGCTGTTGATAATGGTCCAATGAATGAAAAGTTAATGGAAACAGGCCAAGTTAAGCATTATCGTGCCGATGGTTTTCGCTTTGAACCCCCAAGAAAAAACATTTATTGGCTAGTGTGTGACATGGTTGAAAAACCTTCCCGTGTGGCAGAGTTGATGGAAGCATGGGCCATTAATGCGTGGTTTAAAGAAGCTATTTTTAATTTAAAATTGCCAATGAAGAGTCGTTACAAAGAAGTGCGGGTTATTTTAGACACTATGGCTGAGATTTTAAAAGAAAATAACATCGAATACCGTATGCAATGCAAACACCTTTACCATGACCGTGACGAAGTGACGGTACACTTATGGTTATTCCCAGAAAAAGGCGTTAATTATGCCATATTGGGTGAAAGATAA
- a CDS encoding alpha/beta hydrolase family protein → MKLSYLSTYPVLVALSLSFSSSLISAEPLTLTDIMHFKTLQQPVLADDGSIMAVEAQPDRGESDVIVKSTDGSKSFEITNGTQPEVTPNGQFVIATIPASLLDKETKNKAELTQNIVLLNTKTNTQQTFENIKSAHFNDNGQYLAIWFKEQKTAPDSKPAEDNTEQSDSNKKPKLDDADKGTSLTLIHLTTQKEIQLTNVTQYAFDESGIHFVAAVNDHDNNQHHVTLVNLKDQAQRNIYSAINEQVGELALSNDGRFVGFTAGKLASKRDSREYKLHLIDIKSGKKRQLSSDGWTLNQHASVMFSRDNERLFVGRVPQVIAPTARVKYTDGQSLFDQGVITDNKNLRVWHGDDPKIKPHEVKEYQDELKRTYLAVYHIEADHMVQLADKTVPTINYGEQQRYLVATSDVPYQKMITWAGFYQDVYLVDVNTGRKILVLAQQPSDAIPTLSPNAQFLRYYQQGNVYIYDIAQAVSYNLSGQYDVPFSDEDHDYPSQAPGYGFGPWLADGSGFIAYDKYDAWQFNTKSHNGFMLSNGEGRKQGIEFRVRGLVEDKQPATLKQDQMVLLQGYSHRNKEDEFYQAKIGTAGVKKLTNSNSKLTVLARAKQSEQVLFSTQRFDLYPDIYTATLDSLSSAKALTQLDKQRQGFSWGHAELVQWTGADGESIDGVLIKPSNYQEGKTYPVMVYYYRFMSDRLHAFPDMKINHRPNFAWYTDNGYAIFLPDIRFEIGYPGISAVKALTSGVQKIVEMGVADPKKIGLHGHSWSGYQTAYAVTQTNMFAAAVAGAPVSNMTSAYSGIRHGSGLARQFQYEAGQSRMAESLYKAPQKYIENSPVFYVERIQTPMMIMFGDIDDAVPWEQGIEMYLAMRRAGKDVVFLQYEGEPHHLKKYPNKLDYTIKMRQYFDHYLLGKPAPLWLEKGEAYQEYSAD, encoded by the coding sequence GTGAAATTATCTTATTTGTCTACTTACCCAGTGTTGGTGGCGCTGTCTTTATCGTTCTCATCGAGCCTGATATCAGCAGAACCATTAACTCTGACCGACATTATGCACTTTAAAACCTTACAGCAACCGGTATTAGCTGATGATGGTAGCATAATGGCAGTTGAGGCTCAGCCTGACAGAGGTGAGAGTGATGTTATTGTTAAATCGACTGATGGTAGCAAAAGTTTTGAAATCACTAATGGAACTCAACCTGAAGTGACACCCAATGGCCAATTTGTTATCGCTACTATTCCAGCAAGTTTGCTAGATAAAGAAACTAAAAACAAAGCCGAATTAACCCAGAATATAGTGCTACTTAACACTAAGACAAACACACAACAGACATTTGAAAATATTAAGTCGGCGCATTTTAATGATAATGGCCAGTATTTGGCTATTTGGTTTAAAGAACAAAAAACTGCACCAGACAGTAAGCCAGCAGAAGATAATACCGAGCAATCAGATTCGAATAAAAAGCCCAAACTTGATGATGCGGATAAAGGCACCTCGTTAACCTTAATCCATTTAACGACTCAAAAAGAAATCCAACTCACTAATGTGACTCAATACGCATTTGATGAGTCAGGAATTCATTTTGTCGCGGCGGTTAATGATCATGATAATAATCAACATCATGTCACTTTAGTTAACTTAAAAGATCAAGCACAGCGTAATATATATAGCGCGATAAATGAGCAAGTGGGCGAGCTGGCTTTAAGCAACGATGGTCGCTTTGTTGGATTTACGGCGGGAAAACTGGCCAGTAAGCGTGATAGTCGTGAATATAAATTGCATCTTATTGATATAAAGTCAGGTAAAAAACGTCAACTTAGTAGTGATGGGTGGACGTTGAATCAACATGCTAGCGTGATGTTTTCTCGTGATAACGAGCGGTTATTTGTTGGTAGAGTACCGCAAGTTATTGCCCCTACAGCGCGGGTAAAATATACCGATGGACAATCATTATTTGATCAAGGTGTGATTACTGACAATAAAAACTTACGCGTTTGGCATGGCGATGACCCTAAAATTAAGCCCCATGAAGTTAAAGAATATCAAGATGAGTTAAAGCGTACTTATTTAGCTGTTTATCATATTGAAGCCGATCATATGGTTCAATTAGCCGATAAAACTGTGCCAACCATAAATTATGGTGAGCAACAGCGTTATTTAGTGGCGACATCAGATGTGCCTTACCAGAAAATGATTACCTGGGCAGGTTTTTATCAAGATGTGTATTTGGTGGATGTGAACACGGGTCGAAAAATTTTAGTGTTGGCACAGCAACCTAGTGACGCTATTCCGACATTATCACCTAATGCTCAATTCCTTCGCTATTATCAGCAGGGAAATGTTTATATTTACGATATTGCTCAAGCGGTAAGTTATAACTTGAGTGGTCAATATGATGTGCCATTTTCCGATGAAGACCATGATTATCCGAGCCAAGCTCCAGGTTATGGTTTTGGTCCATGGTTAGCCGATGGTTCAGGCTTTATTGCCTATGATAAATATGATGCATGGCAGTTCAATACTAAGTCTCATAACGGTTTTATGTTATCTAATGGGGAAGGGCGAAAGCAAGGTATTGAATTTCGCGTTAGAGGGTTAGTTGAAGATAAACAGCCTGCTACGCTTAAGCAAGATCAAATGGTGCTATTACAAGGTTACAGTCATCGCAATAAAGAGGATGAGTTTTACCAAGCAAAAATAGGTACTGCAGGGGTAAAAAAACTCACCAATAGTAATAGTAAATTAACCGTGCTAGCCAGAGCTAAGCAGAGCGAACAGGTATTATTTTCAACCCAGCGTTTTGATTTATATCCAGATATTTATACTGCAACGCTAGACTCCCTAAGCAGTGCTAAAGCGCTTACTCAATTAGACAAGCAGCGCCAAGGGTTTTCTTGGGGTCATGCTGAACTGGTGCAATGGACCGGTGCAGATGGTGAGTCTATTGATGGCGTGTTGATTAAACCAAGTAATTACCAGGAAGGAAAAACCTATCCTGTTATGGTCTATTATTACCGCTTTATGAGTGATCGTTTACACGCCTTTCCTGATATGAAAATTAACCATAGACCTAATTTTGCTTGGTATACCGATAATGGTTATGCGATTTTCTTACCCGATATTCGTTTTGAAATTGGCTATCCAGGTATATCGGCGGTAAAAGCATTAACCTCTGGTGTACAAAAAATAGTTGAAATGGGTGTAGCTGATCCTAAAAAAATCGGCCTGCATGGACATTCATGGAGCGGTTATCAAACAGCTTATGCTGTTACTCAAACTAATATGTTTGCCGCAGCGGTAGCGGGGGCGCCGGTATCGAATATGACTAGTGCCTACAGTGGCATTCGACATGGTAGCGGACTTGCGCGTCAATTTCAGTATGAGGCAGGCCAAAGTCGAATGGCTGAAAGCTTATATAAAGCGCCGCAGAAATACATTGAAAACTCACCGGTATTTTATGTTGAACGCATTCAAACCCCTATGATGATTATGTTTGGTGATATTGACGATGCTGTGCCTTGGGAGCAAGGTATTGAAATGTATTTAGCCATGCGCCGTGCAGGTAAGGATGTGGTATTTCTTCAGTATGAAGGTGAACCACATCATTTGAAAAAGTACCCTAATAAACTGGATTACACCATCAAAATGCGTCAATACTTTGATCATTACTTGCTCGGTAAACCAGCGCCATTATGGCTTGAAAAAGGTGAAGCTTATCAAGAGTATTCTGCAGACTAA